The DNA window AGTGAAGGCACACGGAGTTGCAGGGGATCAGCAGAGCAGATCAGCCACAATGACCCAAGTTAGGGTGTTTCCAGTGTCATCTCAGCTGAACGATGAGCAGACGCTTGGAGGACTCCTGCTCAGCAGCAGGACGGAGTACATGTGGGTCTGCAGACCAGGGCTGTGTAGGAAGCCGGCTGGCAGCAGGAGATCTGGCAGGAGGGGACCCCACAGGCCACGGGCTTGCagcacacaggcacacacacagcGGGTTTGCAGCACACAGGCACACAGCAGGCTGACTGGCAGGGGCTGGACCCACAGCAGGTGGACTGGCAGGGGCTGGACACACAACAGACAAGGCTACAGGGACTAGCCTggcagcaggtggactggcagGGGCTGGACACACAACAGGAGGGGGAGCAGCTGCCAGCTCCACAGACTGCCTGGCAGCTGGTCACCACAGGGCACGCTGGGCGGCAcagcagggtcacacaggaggCCGGGCGGCAGCAAGGACGGACACAGCAGACTGGCTTGCAGCACAGGGGCACGGAGCAGCTTGGCTGGCAGCCAGTGGAGCAGCTGGTGTGGCACATGGTGTCTAAGGGGGGTGGGGCTTTTGGAGAGGAGCTGAGGAGGAGGGATGGGTTTGGACAGCTCCTTCCCCCTGATCAACCCTTTTATACCCCTCTGCAGAGTGTCACAGCCACACAgtggctttttttccttcttgttttctcCATGTTCTCTCCCAACACCTGATTACCCTGATGTATAATTTCCTGTGGAAGTTGATTCACCCAAACTGGCATTTGAGGGTAATTTCTGCCTCTATTTATCAGCCTTTGTTTCTGGGGAAAAGCATATCTTAGTTCAAGTATCTCCAACATATTTGTACATTGCTAGTAAAGACTGAGTGagctcattttttcctttttttttatgacATCACCACAATCTAAAAGAATCCAAAGACAAATCTCAAGACCAGACCAAATGATCATGGTTTTATCATGTAATCTATCCACTTTCAAACTGCCccatgtcctcttttttttttgtgggacaatgagggtcaagtgtcttgctcaaggtcacacggatagtaaatgtcaagtgtatgaatccgcatttgaactcaggtcctcctgaatctaagacaggtgctttatccactgcacctcctagctgccccctgtcctcttttaaaaaaaacagtccaacccattaattttgtttgtttttttttcaatgatcaaatgtttttttctcctGTCCTCTTACCTCCCTCTtgtctgaaaaagaaaatcaggggggaagaaggaaagaaggatggatggaaggaaggaagaacccCTATGTCATattatagtcaaacaaaacaaattctcatgttGGTCAAGTCCAAAGATATGTTTCTCATgctgcattttcctttttttttgtttttgggcaggcaatgggggttaagtgacttgcccagggtcacacagctagtaagtgtcaagtgtctgaggccagatttgaactcaggtactcctgactctagggccggtgctctatccactgcgccatctagctgccccctcatgctgCATTTTAATCCATTATCTCTCTGTCATCATTCCTCATGAGCCCCCTGTTTGTTCATTCAGTTTATTAGAGTTCATACATCTTTCTTAGTTGTTTTTATTGATgactcctgtttctgctcacttatGTCTGTAAGACTTCAAAGAAGTCTTCGCTGGTCTCTTTGGAACtgtccttttcttcatttcttacagcacaatagtattcagtCACATCGTACAGCACAATTTGTCCAGCCGTTCTCCAATTCAAAGCGTCCCcttaattcccaattctttgctgccacaaaaagaatGACTAGAAAACATTCTTAGACATATGGgagcattttctctttctttgatctcttcgtGGTATAGACCTAGCATTGAGATCActaggtcagggggcagctaggtggcacagtggatagagcaccagccctggattcaggaggacctgagttcaaatctagcctcagacacttgacacttactagctgtgtgacgccgggcaagtcacttacccctcgttgcccctcaaaaaaacccacaccaaaaaaccaaaaaataaacaaaaaaagagatcactaggtcaaagggcatgcagttTAGCAACTTTTGgggtgtgagaaccagggtggcACCCtatgtcatgtcaatcaatggaccagccaattagcttggagctgtgtgtggggaccacccctcttccggTCCCCAAGGAAGCTTCTTCTCAAACggactgagaaactgtctattTGGTTGCTGGGACAAGCTCAcggtggcagaagaagcaggccaggggagataggctttttctttttttttttcttttttttttttttagtgaggcaattggggttaagtgacttgcccagggtcacacagctagtaagtgttaagtgtctgaggccggatttgaactcaggtactcctgactccagggccggtgctctatccactgcgccatctagctgccccgcgccatctagctgccccgtaggctttttcttaaactttctgaactccacgtgttctctttactaacccctaatataccttaataaatgcttaatgccccaaaactggtgctaaaagcttctaatgtacagtgaccacacattagattttaaacatctcaGGGGCATAGTTCCCAGTTGCCTTCCAGAATGCTCGTATccattcacagatccaccaagcCAGGAGTCAGTGTGCCTGTTTCCCCACAGCCCCAGAAGCAgttagcattttcctttttttggttatcTCTGCCAAAACAGATGAgtatgaggtggaacctcagtTACTTTAATTATCGGTTCTCTgataattagtgatttggagtgtttaaaaaatatggctaCAGGTAGTTTGGGTTTCTTCTTTGAGAGCTACCTGTTCATAGTGTTAGCtgatttatcaactggagaatagcTCTTTTTCCAAATTGGAGTCAGTTCTTCATAGCTTAGAAAAGAATCCTTTATCAGAGAgacttgatgcaaagatttttttgtcTCCAGTTACCTGGTTCCCTTGGAATCTTAGTCCATAAGTACTCTTTACCAAGGGAATGAAATCCATTCTTCTTTAATTTGGCATTTGGAGTATGGTTCTCATGGCTGTCGACAGCATGAAAAGAATGCCATATTGAGAGGCACAAGATCTGGGTTCATTTGCTGTGTTCCACATTGGGCAAGACATCTGACCTCTATGGGCTTCACTTTCCATGACTGAAATGGGCATCCCAGACTACATGACCCTAATTAGCTGCCTTCCAACTCGTAGTCTATGATCCTGTACTTCTCTGTATCCACCCTAACCTCCAGCCTACCAGGTGACCAAAGTCCCTAGAATTAGCCTGGGATCCTTGCTTTCCCCCTCTaagtttccttttgggatttcccTTCCTATGACAGTATCAGGCACCTTCCAATGGTGCCTTAAAGCCTTGTTCATATCATCAGAGTTGGGAGGAAGCTCTGAGACATCGTCCACCCCGTCCCTGAATATCCAGATTGGTAGTGAATAGGACCATAACGTTCACTCCCCCCTTGGCAAGGTGACCAACAATCTGGTGCCACATactgggtggggagaggaagctgTGCTTGCTGAGAAATGGAAGGTGGAGCACAGGAGTATGAGAGATTATTGGACATTTAGAGAAGACCTTGGCACTGGTTAAGACAATGATGAGGTACAGGCTTTTGAATGGTAGACTACAACAGCCTCAGAACTGCAGATATAGAGAGGAAGCGAGCCCTGTCAGGCCCCGTGACTTCCATTGACTGCGGCCCTAGGAACAACTGAGAGCAGATGCTGTCTAACTCCTTGTTTTGGTGGCTCTTTTCTCACTCCAGGCTCAAGAACTCCTTCACTCACATGGGTATTCTTTGGTTTATTCTAATCTGTATAATTGCTCTGACCACAGTTTGCTGCTTTCTTTGGTAGGGAGATTTGCGATGATCTTTTTATAAATAGCATTTGGTGAGAAAGTATTAAGCCAGTGAATATAAACTAGGGATACCTTCCCCCTCTATGTTAATGGGGAAAGGGTTTGTTGCCCAAGATTTGTAGACATTTGAGGTGCGGCATATCAACATGTCCAGCTTAATACCCttgtggagagaagagagatctcCCAACTTCAAAGTGCTTGATCCTGCCTACCCCTACCCTTCACTAGTCTGTAGGGCTTGCTAGAAAAGCCCTCCTCCAACTGCAAAGGTTAGAAAGATCCAAGATCATGCTTTCCAGGCCACTCCTTACCTGCATCCCCTTGATATCAGACAAAACCAAACACACATGTTTTACAGCAGTGCTGTTGCTGGAAGCTAGTCCTTGTGAAATGTACTCTCCTTTACATGAAATGGTTCTGCCTTCTTCCTTCAAGATATACACAAGAGTAGCTAAATTGCTCAGCTGGAAGTGAGATAAGACTTCAGCTCAAAAGAGAAGCACGGCAGAATATGTTCTCAACATTCGCTAATGTTGTAGGCAGTCGAAGTCAAGGGATCGGAGTGTCTGGCTTCCTGCATGTGTATGCAACTGGTGGGACTGTAGTCCACCATTGAGAATCCTTAGTAAACTGAGTAATCTTTCCCTTTGATGAAAACCCATGGCATTCATGATGTGTGACAAGCTTGAGCACTAACTCTGGGGTGGGGGGactgttgggaagaaaagagcaggggcagctaagtggcgcagtggataaagcaccagccccggattcaggagtacctgagttcaaatctggcctcagacacttgatacttatttacttgtgtgaccctgggcaagtcacttaaaccccattgctctgcaaaaaagaaaaaagggaagaaaagagcaaAATCTATTTATAGTCTGAATCAAAACTCTGGTTTCCATGACAGAAGACATGGAAAAGTGCAAAATGAGCTTGAACTCCTGAAAAGTCTGTAATCAGATGATCAGCGAAAACATTACAAGGAAGTATTGGTGAGAAAATGCCACAGCACAGCTTGGAAGGAGAAGCGTCACAGTAAAAACTGGGAGATGGGTAAAGCATTTGCAGGTGGCTTCTGTCCCTCCACAACAAGGCTTCTAGAAGCCTCAGAGTAGAAGGAGCTGTCAGAATGGGAGCCTCTTTTACTCTGCTCCCCAGAGTCCTCCCCACCTCAGGTGCCGTAAGCCTCACTAGCTGCTCCACAGCCCCTCTGCTGTGTCCATTCTTGCTGCCGCTCAGCCTGCCCTGTAGTGACCAGCTGCCAGGCAGTCTGTGGAGCCGGCAGGTGCTCCCCCTCCTGCTGTGTGCCCAGGCCCTGCCAGTACACCTGGTGGCAGGCTGGACCCTGCAGCCCCTGCAGCTGCATCCTGTATGGCAGCAAGCCTGAGCTAGGCAAAGGGAATGAATCCTGCCAGGGGCATGATCGCCCTCCTCTGAGCAAGTGGAGGTCGCTCCTGGGTGGGAGCTGGCCTCATGGCCAGTGCAGGGAAGACTTTGAAGGTTAGAGGCTAGTAGCCTGGTGGGCGGCTGGATGGGAGTGAATGTGGCACAGCGTGAGTTGGGGAGGGATTGCCAGGGCTTGGGTCAGCATGACCAGCATGTGCGAGCTGTGGTGCTCACTTCCTGCACTGTCTGCTGTGGCCTCCTGGGCTTGGCAGGCTGTCCTGTGCAGGCTTTgtgctccccctccctccacaggCCCAGGATGAGGAAAAAGGGCAAGTGAGAGGCCAGGATGGTGAGTTGATGCAGTTTATTGGCAGATGGGCCCATGGACAGGGCCATCCCCGCACACTCTGAGCCTAGGGAGAGCCTGAGAGCCGCAGGTGGTGCTGGAACAATACACCCTGAGCCAGGTGTGTGTGGGAGTAGGAGGCAGGTCTGGGGTCATGGAGGAGGCCCGGTGTGGGCCTGGGGTGTTCTGAGCAGCCTGTTGTCTCTGGCCTGGTGGGCTCAAAGCCTTTCAGGGGCATGCTGGCCGTTGTTCCTGCTGATGTTTGGGGATGGGTCCCAGAGGCCCCTGAAGtcgggaaggggtggggggagagagggagagagaccacTCTGTGTTCAGCAGCAGGATTTTTGGCCAGAGGTGGCAGTGCAGCAGGCAGGCTTGCAGCAGGTGGGCTGGCAGAGGAGGGACACACAAGAGGAAGGGCGGCAGCAGCTGGTGGCTGGACAGCAGGAGGGTGcacagcagcaggaggaggaggaggtggtggtgcaGCAGGAGGGTTTGCAGGAGAGAGGCACACAGCAGGTGGCTGGTCTgcacactggcctgcagaggagGGACACACAGGAGGCAGGGCGGCAGCAGCTGGGCTGGCAGCAGGTGGAGGTTGGAGCACAGGCTGTGGTCACACAGCAGCTGGGCTTGCAGCACACAGGGAGGGCAATGCAGCAGCTGGGCTGGCAGCAGAGGGGTAGGCAGCAGTAGGACTGCACTGCACAAGGAGAGGCAGCACAACTAGGGGCTGGGCAGCAGGACTGCTGGTAGGAGGAAGACTCACAGGCAGTGGGCTGGCAGCAAGACTGCTGGCAGCAGTCTGCGGAGCAGGAGGAGGTGCACACAGACTGGCAGGGGCTGGGTGCACACACTGGCTGGCAGGTAGCGGGCACACAGCACACTGGGCGGCACACCAGGGTCAGGCAGGAGGCTGGTGTGCAGCATGGGGCAGGGCAGCAGGAGGGCCCACAGCAGCCAGGTTCACAACAGCTCTCTGGGCAGTCGTCCAGCTGCCAGGAAGAGCCCATGCCAGAACTGGGCAGGCAGA is part of the Dromiciops gliroides isolate mDroGli1 chromosome 4, mDroGli1.pri, whole genome shotgun sequence genome and encodes:
- the LOC122753525 gene encoding keratin-associated protein 16-1-like; protein product: MADSCFSGPCVPTASAASVCSSDVSCGSNVCLPSSGMGSSWQLDDCPESCCEPGCCGPSCCPAPCCTPASCLTLVCRPVCCVPATCQPVCAPSPCQSVCTSSCSADCCQQSCCQPTACESSSYQQSCCPAPSCAASPCAVQSYCCLPLCCQPSCCIALPVCCKPSCCVTTACAPTSTCCQPSCCRPASCVSLLCRPVCRPATCCVPLSCKPSCCTTTSSSSCCCAPSCCPATSCCRPSSCVSLLCQPTCCKPACCTATSGSECAGMALSMGPSANKLHQLTILASHLPFFLILGLWREGEHKACTGQPAKPRRPQQTVQEVSTTARTCCSGLLPYRMQLQGLQGPACHQVYWQGLGTQQEGEHLPAPQTAWQLVTTGQAERQQEWTQQRGCGAANTMCHTSCSTGCQPSCSVPLCCKPVCCVRPCCRPASCVTLLCRPACPVVTSCQAVCGAGSCSPSCCVSSPCQSTCCQASPCSLVCCVSSPCQSTCCGSSPCQSACCVPVCCKPAVCVPVCCKPVACGVPSCQISCCQPASYTALVCRPTCTPSCSRPTAPTWTADHLSILRTDELGAKPPSSCMALVTMEGFLTAPMALLESGSWPPGLSFMEKSWVFHPWPQHNNTHARNVGTRIHTRPNTPAGTQTLPDAPLPLFTAQGTSTASPTMADSCFSGPCIPTASATSVCSSDVSCGSNVCLPSSGMGSSWQLDDCPESCCEPGCCGPSCCPAPCCTPAFCLTLVCRPVCCVPATCQPVCAPSPCQSVCTTSCSADCCQQSCCQPIACESSSCQQSYSCLPLCCQPSCCIALPVCCKPSCCMTTACAPASSCCQPSCCRPASCVSLLCRPVCRPATCCVPLSCKPSCCTTTSSSSCCCAPSCCPATSCCRPSSCVSLLCQPTCCKPACCTATSGQKSCC